The region AGCGCCCCATGACTATTTTTTGGAGCGCTGGTCCGTGCGCATGGAGGCTGCCGGATATCTGCAACACACCACGGCAAAACGCGTTGATTGCCTTGTCGCCCTGAAGGAATTCATGCAGCCGCTCCTTGGACATATCGAGCGCCATGATATTCCCGAGGAATTCTCCGCACTGCTGCGCTGCGACACGGGATGGGAACGTTTCCTGATCGAATCCTCCCGCCGTCACAGATCACGCGGCATCACCTTCGACATGTTTCTCGGCTGCTTCAAGACATTCGTGTACAGTCTGCTCGACGTCATCGAACGGATGGACGCCCCATACAGCCACAAAGTGGAGGCGCGCAGACTCGTCCGGCTCTACGGCGACGCGCTTGAAGTGCTCTATCTGCAGGACTGGATCAGGACTTTTCCCGAATTTTCAAACACAAGGCTCGACGAGATGAACAGGCTGCTGACCCTTGAGAAATGCCGCTTCGAGAATATTCTCAACGCCACGTCCGATCTCATGTTCGTGGTGGACGGCAATGGTCTGGTGGCCAACATCAATGCCGCGGTCAAGGCCGTGATGGAAGAGGCTTCGACGCTGAACCGTCCGATCTGGGACGTTCTTTCCCTCGAAGGCGCTTCCGTGGAAGAACTGCTGCGCTACTATCCGGTCGGCATCACCTGCGAACTGGCCCCGTTTGACGAGACCACCATTTACCGGATGCAGATAAACCCCATCAACTCCGTCAGCCTGGCCAGCGACCAGTACATCTTCGTCCTGACCAACATGACCGCGCAGGCCATGCAGCGCCAGACCCTGGAACGCATCGTGGACGAAAAGACCGAGGCGCTGCGCAAGGAAAAAGCGCAGCTCGAGGAAATGAACATCACGCTGCGTAATGTCCTCAAGAGCGTCGGCAAGGAACACGAGGACCACGCCAGCAACCTGGCCGCCAAGGTCAACACGCTCGTCCTGCCCGCACTGGATCGCATCGAATCGGAAAACGACGCCTCGATCCGCAAGGGCTACGTCACCGTCGTCAAGGACCAGCTGACGCGCCTCCTGCCCCGGGACCCCGGCGGCATGCCCCTGCTCCTCAAGCTCACGCAGACGGAGATGAAAGTCTGCCAGTTCATTCAATCCGGCCACTCCAACAAGGACATCGCCGACCTCATGAACCTCTCCGTCGAGACCATCCAGACCCACCGCAAGAACATCCGCCGCAAGCTCGACCTGCTCGGCAAGAGCGTCAGCCTGTACGCCCATCTCAACACCATGGGCCTGCACGACTGACTGGGTAGATAAAACTACCCAACATATACCCTGAATCCCGCCTGTTTATCGTGGCCGTGCGCACGTAATTGGTATAGGAAAGAAATAAAGAACCCTTTTCCCTTTACCGAGGTGCGCCAGCATGAACGACGCAAGTATCGCCTGCATCGAAAGCCTGCGCGATTTCTTTTCCGCATCGAACGCCATGGAATTGGAGGATGCGGCCGTGCGCATCGCCGGAAGCGTCGCTGCCGTCATTCCCCCCGACACGGACTGGACAGCGGTCGAGTATGAATTCAACCGCCTGTTCGTAGGCCCCGCCGCCGTTCCCGCCCCGTTGTATGCATCCGCGTATTGCGAATCCGACCGCGTCCTGATGGGCAAGGCGGCCCTGGAGGCCCGCCGACTGTATCACCAACTCGGTCTGGCCGTGCCCCGGGAGGGAGTCATCCCGGATGACCATCTGGCCTTTGAACTGGAGGCGATGATCGTCCTGAAAAGCGCTCTTGGCGCGGACGCCCCGCCATCCCAGGATGCCAAAGCCCTGCATGCCTGGTTCGTGCACGAGCATCTGGCCCGGTGGCTTGGGCCCTTCATCCTGGCGACCAGGACCCATGCGTCCCCGGGCGGGGTCGTCGCACTGGCCGCGGACGCCCTGGCCGCGTGGTTCGACAAGGAACTCAACACAACTGCGACGCCGCTTCCGGAATGACCGGGCAGGCGACGCGCGAGGAGGATTGCATGTCCCAAAAAACGAGAGCTCTCAGCAGGCGTCAATTCCTTAAAGGGATCTCCGTGGCCGGAGCGGCCTCGCTGCTCCCCTTGAGGCTGCTGATGCCGTATTCGGCCGAGGCCGCGACAGCGTTCAGGGAACAGGATTTCCAGATCTTCAGGAACGCCTGCCCCAGAAACTGCTACGATACCTGTTCCATCAAGACGTTCGTCAAGGACGGGGTGGTCCAGTTCATCGAGGGCGCGCAGGAGTCCACATTCACCCAGGGCGGCCTGTGCGTGAAAGGCTATGCCTATCCGAGGCGCGTCTACAGCCCGGACCGGATCAAATACCCCATGGTGCAGGACGGCCGTCGCACGGGCAACTGGCGCCGCGTTTCGTGGGACGAAGCCATGGACCGCATCGCAGGCAAGATCCTCGAAATAAAGGAAAAGGACGGCTCCCTGCTGGGGCTTGGCCTGACCAAATATTCCGGAAACTTCGGCATCACCAACTACGGCGTCGAGGGCATGATGTCTTCGCTCGGCTATACGACCCGCTTTGTGGGCACACCCTGCTGGCCGGCCGGTATCGACGCCCAGAACTACGACCTTGGCGACATGTGGTGCAACGACCCCGAGGACATGGTCAAATCCAGATACGTAATCATCTGGGGAGCCAATCCCGCGTGGTGCTCGGTGCACTCCATGAAATACGTCAATGAGGCCAAGCGGCGCGGGGCCAAGGTCGTGGTCATCGACCCCGTCTTCACCCAGACCGCCGCCAAGGGCGATGTCTACTGGCAGCCCGAAGCGTCCAGCGACGGCGCACTGGCGCTGGGCATGGCCCGTCACGTCCTCGACCTGGGCCTGGTGGACAGCGATTTCGTGAACAACCACGCCAAGGGCTTCGCCGAATTCGCCGCCTACCTGCGCGAAAACGTCACCGTGGAATGGGCCGCGGGCGTGAGCGGCATCCCCGCCGACCAGATCAGGGAAGTGGCAGAGGAGTTTGCCAGCGCCGATCCGGCCACGATCTGGATCGGCTACGGGATGCAGCGGCACACCAACGGCGGCGCTTCGGTCCGGGCCATCGACGCCCTCGTCGCCATGACCGGCAATGTCGGCAAGGAAGGCGGTGGGGCGCGCTACGGCCACCTGCGAACCTGGGGCTTCAACTACCACGCGCTGCTCCAGAAACAGCCCGAAGGCGCCAAGGGTTTTATCGGAGCGACGGGCCCCAAGGGCGAATTCGACTTCACCAAGGGCGAAGCCGCAAGCTTCACGGACCGCACCGTGAACATCAACAAGACCGCGCAGGCCATCCTGGACACCAAGGACCCCGCCCTGAAAATGCTCTGGGTGTCGTGCAAGAATCCCTTCGCCCAGGACTTCGACCGTCCCAAACTTGAAAAAGCCTTCGACACGCTGGAAATGGTCGTCTCGGTGGAACAGTTCTTCACCGAAACGGTGAACAATTCGGACATCGTGCTGCCGGTGACCACGCTCTTCGAGGAGTGGACCGTCAACGCCTCCTACTGGCACTACTGGGTGGGCATCAACGAGCAGGCCATAAAACCCATGTACGAGACCAAATCGAATATCGAGATTGCCGCCCTGCTCTCCAAAAAGATGAACCAGCTCGCACCCGGCTCCTGCACATTCCCGCAGGACATCGACACCCGGGAATGGCTGGAGAAGGAGTTCAACCAGGGCATCTACGACTACCTGGGCATCAAACACTGGACCGACCTGAAGAACGGCCCCGTCAAGGCAAGGCTCGCGTCCTCGGCCTCCTGGAGCGACAAGAAATTCGGCACGCCTTCCGGCCAGTACGAGTTTCACTCGGAGCTTTGCCAACAGAACGGCCACGATGCCCTGCCAAGATACAAGGAAGGTCGCAAACCGTACGACGAGTTCAGGCTGCTGACGCCGCACACGAAATTCGGTCTGCATTCGCAATTCATCAATCTCGACTGGATGCACGAATTCAACAAGGAACCTTTCCTCTATATGCATCCCGATGACGCGCAAGAAAAGAAGATCGCGGATCTCGACATGGTGCGTGTCTTCAACAAGGTCGGAGAACTCAAAATCAAGGTCAAGCTGACAAGCAACGTCGCCAAGAAATCCCTGGTCATCTATGAAGCGTGGTTTGGACAGGGAAATGACTTCAACGTCCAGAATCTGGTGGATGATGAATCAGCGGACATGGGTGCATACAAGACCGGAGCACCGGGTGTCGCCATTCATGGGCAGTTCGCCAATGTGGAACGGGTCTAAGGAGTGAATGCAATGAAGAAACAATATGCCTTTTTGGTCGATTCGGAGAAATGCATCGGATGCTTCACCTGCGCCATGGCCTGCCGCAACTATTACCATCAGGAGAAGGGCGTTGTGTGGCGGCATGTCTATCCGCTCAATGAAGAAATATATCCGCATCGGGAACGGGCCTTCTTCTCGCTGGCCTGCAACCATTGTGAAAACCCGGCCTGCCTGAACGTATGCCTGGTGGAAGCCTACACCAAGCGCGAGGACGGGGTCGTTGTACACCATCAGGAAAAATGCATCGGCTGCGGAAACTGCATCCGCTCATGCCCTTACGGCGCTCCGGTGTACAATCCCGTGGAGAAACGCGCGGAGAAATGCAGCTTCTGCCACGAACGGCTTGACGCGGGGCTCTTGCCCGCCTGCGTGCAAAGCTGCCCGACAGGCGCACTGAAGCTCATCGATCTGGCCACGATGGAACCCGGAAACCATGTCCAGTTCCCTCCCGGATTTCCGAAAAACGACAAGGTGAACTCCTCCACCCGGTTCATCATGCCCAAAGTTCCAACAATGGTAAGGAGGTAGGCAGATGCAATCCATGGAATTACCACTGGTCCTCTTTACGGTCCTCTCGCAGGCCGCCATCGGCCTCGTTCTCATGAACGCCGTACGTCTTCACGCGGGCCCCGGCGGAGGCAACGCCCGCAAGGAATGGACGCTGGTCGCGGCCTTGATGGGGGTGGGCATCGCGGCCTCCCTCTTTCACCTCGGCCATCCGCTTGAATCCTACCGCGCGCTTGCGCATCTTGAAAAAGCGTGGCTCAGCCGCGAAGTGCTCGCGGCGGGGATTTTCTTCGCGCTGGCGGCCTTCGCAGCGTTCACGGGGCGGGAAAAAGGGTCACCCGTACTGGTCTGGGCCTCGGTGCTGACCGGACTTCTGGCGCTCCTGGCCTCGGGCATGACCTATGCCCCGCCCGCGCTGCCGGCGGTGAACAACGCCCTGCCCACGGTCTTCTTCCTGATCTCCGCCGTGGTCCTTGGCGCCGGGTTCGCAAGCTGGTTCGCCGCCGACGGCAACCAGCCGTTGCTGGCCCGCATCTTTGTGACGGCCCTTGTGGTCGGTCTGGTCGTGCGCCTGACCGTCCCCTGCGCCTGGCTCTCCGGCTCGGAGATCATGCGCCAGACGGGCATGGCCTGGCTCGGCGCTCCGCTTTACTGGATCCATATCGCGCTCATGGCGGCGTGCCTCGGCGTACTCTGGAAAAACCGCGCAATCCCGGTCTGGCTCCCCATACTGGCCCTGGCCGGAGAACTGGCGGGTCGTGCAGTGTTCTTTTCCGAGACAATCCACACGGCCGTCAATATCGGCGCTCCGTACTGAAAAAAACCCGGGAGCCGAACCACATGGTTCAGCTCCCGGGGTCCCTTCGCAGGCCATTTTTGAACGGCCTGCGAATTTTGAATTTTTCAACGGTCAGCCAGGAACGGGGCGACCTGCGTCCCCGATGGTCATCCTGGCTCAGCCGTGACAGATGACGCCGTCGCGCACCCGCACCAGGGTGTCGGCCCGAGCGGCGATGTCGGCGCTGTGCGTGACCAAAATGATGGTCTTGCCCTTTTGGACGAGATCTTCAAGCACGCCAAGCACCTCCGCCTCCGCCGCCGAATCCAGGTTCCCCGTGGGCTCGTCCATGAGCAGCACCGGCGGATCGTTGGCCAGGGCCCGAGCAATGGCCACGCGCTGCTGCTGCCCCCCGGAGAGCTGCCCCGGCTTGGCATTTGTCTTGTCCGAGAGCCCGACCAGCGCCAGCAGTTCCTCGGCCCGCTCTTTTTGCCGGGCCTCGGACGCGGCGGCCAGCATCAGGGCCGTTTCCACGTTTTCCCGGGCCGTGAGGCTCTGCAGCAGGTTGAAGAACTGGAACACGAACCCGATCTTGCACGAACGCAACGCGGCCAGTTCGCTGTCCCCAAGCGTGAACATGTCCTGCCCGTCGAGATCGACCCGCCCGCTGCTGGGACGGTCCAGCCCCCCGAGCAGATGCATGAGCGTCGATTTGCCGTGCCCCGAGGGGCCGACGATGCAGGTCAGGCCGCCACGCGCGATTTCAAGATCCACGCCGCGCAGGGCCTGGGTCAGGCTTGCGCCCTGGCCATAGGTCTTGGTCAGACCCTGGGCCTTAATGATTGAATCATTCATAGCTGATGGCCTCCACCGGTGAAAGTCTGGACGCGCGCCAGGCGGGATAGAGCCCGGAGAGCATGGCGATGAGCGTCGAAAAAAGCACGGCCCCGGCCAGCATGAGCGGATCGACTCCGCCCTGCGCGCCCTTGACGAAAGACGATGCCGCGTTCTGGCTGATGAGCGGAGTCGCGAGCATGGACGCCACAAGACCCAGCGCGGCCCCGCCGATGCCGCCCAGCAGTCCGTAGATCCCGGATTCGAGCAGGAAGAGGCGAAAGATCGTCCCTCTGGTCGCGCCCATGGCCTGCAGAATGCCGATCTCGCGCTTGCGCTCGTAGGTCGCGGTCATCATGGTGTTGACGATGCCAAAAGCCGCCGCCAGCACGGCCACCGCCGCGATGAGCTGCAGGGTCACGCTGACCGTGCCCACGATGGACAGGACCGAGGCCAACATCTGCTTGTCCGAGACCACGCCCAGGCTCACCACTTCCTTGATCTTGAGAGCATAGGCATCGACCTCTTCCAGGCGGTCCACCCGCACCGCCACGTACGAGACGCGGTCCTGCTGATCGTACAGCGTCTGCGCCACCGGCAGGGACAGGAACACGGTCAGGTCGTCCTTGCCGCCCGTCTCTTCGAGCACCCCGAGCACCGGCAGCTGCGTCCCGCGGATCGTCACTTCCCCGCCCGGCCCAAGGCCGAACTGCCCGGCCACCACCGCGCCGAGCAGCGCGCCATGTTCGCCTGGGGCGTTGAAATAGCGCCCATCCGAGACACGCCACCCCTTGAACGGCAGTGACTCCTCGGTCGGAACGCCCAGCACGGAGACCGGGCGGTTCTGGATGGCCGAACGCTCAGCCAGGAAGGGAATAGCAGTCATGCCGGGGATTGCGCGGATGGCCCCGACCTCTTCGGCGGTGATGGTGGTCGGCAACTGTTCACCGGTCAGGATCGAGACCTGCTCGAAGGCGCAGCTGCCTTTGGGAGTGACAACCAGATTCGCGCCCAGGGCGGCGGACTCCTTGCTGATCTGCGCCGTGAGGCTTCCGCCAAGCGCCACGAAGGTTACAAAAGAGGCCATGCCGATGACGATGCCCAGCAAGGTGAAGACGAACCGCCCCCTGCGACGGACGATGTTCTTGAAAACAAGTTTGGCCGGGGTCATTTAAGGGCCCCCAGATTGTGCTGCCGCAGGGTTTGTATCGTCTCCGCCTTGAACAGATAGCCCGACGCGTCCTTGACCATAACTCCTGTGACCCTGACTTCATCGCCAATGGCGGGCCGCGTGTCGCCAAGCCTGACCGGAAGAAGCGCCTTGGTGCAGCCCGGGCTTGCACACTTCAATTCGCCCAAGTCCATGATGCCCATGACGTTCGGATCCGAGCTGGAATAAGCATAGGCGATCCCGATGACATCCATGGATCCGCTGAAGGCGCCGGGATCAGACACCACCTGCCCCACACCCAGAGGCGGACTGATTTTTTCACAGCCCGTGACAAACAGGGCCATGCCGACCAGAAAGATTCCGCAAAACATGACAATGCGCATGAATTCACTCCTGAAAAGAAAATGGAATACGATCGCCGAATTGCGACGCTGCGCGCACCGGCGGCTTCAAAAAAGAGAATCGGGAAAGGATCAGGTGAATTCAGGAGGAAATTCGGCGGCGCGCAAAAGCGGGTCCGGCGCAGCCAGGACGAGCTGCCACTCGAAACGGCTCGCGGTGCGGCTGACGGTCACGGGGAAACCCTGTTCGGGCAGAAACGAAAGAAAGCCGGAAATCATCCCGCAGACCGAATCGGCGCACTCGGCCGTCGCGGTGGCAGGCTCCGGAGAGCAGTCCTCGCTGCAGCAGGCCTTTTCCAGGCCGTGCAGGAAAACCACAGTGGATATGGAGACGGACATGAGGGTGAACGCAAGCAGCGGCACCAGGACGACTCCGAAGAGACGACCTTGCAACATGCTTATGTGTCCGCGTTGGCTCATGGATTCACGTCGCAGGTCAGTCGGCGGGGTTGGTCTTGGGGCCGAGCAGCTTCTGTCCACCGCCCACGTCCTGCGTCGTACCGGTCATCTCGCGCAGGATGTCCGCGATGGGCGTGCCGTTGGCGTTCACAGCCCGCGGATTGACGCGCACCAGATCCTGCCAGGCCGCGATGGCACCATCCTTGTCGCCGAGGTCGTAGAGCAGCACGATGCCGGTGTTCATGCGCGCCGTCTCATGTCCGGGGTCTACGGCGATGGCCTTGGCGAAGGCGTCCAGGGCCTTCTGGAATTCGCCCAAAGAGCGATGCATGACGCCCATGTCGGTCAGCACGTTGGGATTGCCCGGGCTGATCTCAAGGGCACGGCTGTAAGCCTCGATGGACTTGGCGGGCTGGCCCGTGTCGAAGTAGAGGTTGCCGAGGGTGATCCAGGCGTTCACGTCCTGCGGGTTCAGGGCCACGCGGTCGGAATAGATCTTGATCTGGCCAAGCATGTCATTGCCCTGGGTCTGGGCAGGAGCTTCACCCTGCCCCTTGGTGGAATGAAAAGCCGTGCTGAAGGCGACTCCGATGAGCGCCCCGGCCATCAGGATCACGATCCCGTAAACCAGGGTATTGTTCTTTTTGCCTGGCTGCTGTTTTGTCGATGATTTTGCCATGCATTCTCCTTGTCTGAAATTTTGACCCGGGTTCGGGCGGATACGGACCGGACCTCCCGGAACGCATCCGTGCCCCAAGCAAGCATCGGACCACACGCAGGCACCGACACTACCGCAGTTCAGCAGGAATAAATTCAAGAAAAACAAAATCCTGCACATTGATTGCACGGCGAAACACCCAAAACTGCACATCGAACAGGACCTCGGGAGCAATGGCAAAGCGTCCATTCCAGGCGGCAATCGGCTCGACAGACAGTAACAATCCATACGGCCGTCAATATCGGCGCTCCCTACTGAAAACCCGAAAGGGGCTTGACCACCCGGCCCAGCCCCTTCCGGGCGCATCCATTTTGACCTGCCCTGCCCGCGATTCCCAGCCCTTTCCCCGCAGCCCCGAGCCAGCGCCCCGCCCGTCGTTCCCCCGTTTGGGCCATTTGGCGAATTGCTCCATCCTTTCATTGAGCTGCATCGAGAATGATCATCCAGGCTCACGCCCAAAAAATCCGCAAAGCAAGAGAGATGATTCTGAAACAAATGACGATTTTCTTGAACAATCGTCTGATAGCATCTATAAATTGTTTCAATATGTCAGGTCAGACGCCGATCGGCCACTGTCATCGCGTTCGCTTATGCCACGATGCGCCAAAGCACCTGATGCGAAGTTCCATTGCACCCGCATAAAATACGCCACCCATGGCGCGGTGACCACAAATGCAGAACAACAACCCAAAGCGCCCCCGTTCCGGCAGATTTTTCGATGACATGAGGCTGGCCGAAAATTTCGGGTCCATCCGCTTCCGGCTCGTGGTGCTCGTCGGCATCGGTCTTTTTGTCATGATTGTCGGCGCCATGGCGCTCACTTCCATGTCCATGATCAAAAAGCGGGTCGTTCACGACATCGAGCGGACCCTGCGCTCCAGCCTGCGCATCGCCGGCAATTCCTTTGAACTCTGGGTGAACCAGCGCACGGCCCAGACCGGACAGCTCGGGCACGCCCCGGAACTTGGAAACATCACGCAAACGCTCGCGCGAATCGAGCCCAGGGGCGATCTGCTTCTGGCGTCCTTGGCCCAGCAGCAGGCGAGAAACTTTTTTTCCTCCGCGCACACGTTTCCCTACAGCGGCTTCGCCATCGTCAGCCTCGACTCAGTGACCCTCGCGTCGAGCGACACGACCGAGGTGGGCACAAAGCCAGCCTTTCTGACCAATGACCCGGACGCCATGAAGAAGATCCTTGAAGGCCAATCCCTGGTCATCTTTCCAAGGCTTCCCGAAGACGGCGCGATCGAGTCCGAAGCTCTGGAGATTCTCTTTGCCGGACCGGTCATCAGACTGGACGGCAGGGTGCTCGCGGCCCTCTTTCTTCGCCTGACGGCCAAAGACGGCCTGATGGAACCTATGCTCGACACGGCCGATGATTCTTCCCTGGAGGCATTCGCCTTCAACGACCAAGGGCTGCTCATGACCGGCAGCCGCTTCGACAGTCGGCTGCGCGGCAGCGGCCTGCCCGGGGAAGACCGGCAAAGCGCCCTGACAACCGTGCTTCGTGATCCGGACCAGGATCAGCCCGCCCCGGATTCGGCAAGTTCCATCAATTCAGGGCCCCTGACAAAACCAGCGGCCGGAGCCATCCGTCTTGGGCAGGCGCTTACCGGGACACCTGGCGGAAACACGGAACCCGTCATCGAATCCGACGTCACCGGCTACAGGAGTTACCGGGGCGCGAAGGTCTTCGGGGCCTGGCTCTGGAATCACAGGCTGAATCTGGGCATGGCCGCCGAAATCGACATGGCCGAGGCCCTGCACGACTTTCATTACATCAGGGCCTCGGCCTTCGGCATACTTGGCATCACCCTCTTTCTCGCCGTCGGTTCGACCCTGCTGGTCCTGGGCATTGGCCAACGCACCAGCAGGGCCTGGGCAAAGGTCAGGGACGGCCTCGAGGACATCGTCGAGGAACGCACGGCCGAACTGAAGGCCGGGGAGGAGCAGTTGCGGGCCATCATCGACAATCTCCCGAGCGTGGTCATCCTGAAAGACAGGGACGGCCGCCACCTCATGATCAACGCCTTCTTCGAGCAGGCCACCGGGTTTTCCGCCGAGACGGTCCTTGGGCGCAGGGACGACGAATTCATGCAGCGCGAAGTCGCCGAGAGAATCATGGCCGAGGACCGGGCAGTCCTCGAATCCTGCAGACCCCACAAGTTCGAGGAACAGGTCCCGCATCCCGACGGCACCCTGCACGCCTATCTGACCACCAAGGTGCCGCTGCGCGACGAACAGGGGGCCCCGTTCGCCCTCATCATCCTGGCCACGGACATCACCACGCGCAAAAAGCTTGAAAGGGAGGCCCTTGAGGCCAAGGAGCAAGCCGAGGAGGCCACCAGAGCCAAATCGGACTTTCTGGCCAACATGAGCCATGAAATCCGCACTCCCATGAACGCCATCCTCGGCATGAGCCATCTGACGCTGCAGACCGACCTGACTCCCAAGCAGCGGGACTACCTGTCCAAGATCGACGGCGCGTCCAAGGCCCTGCTACGCATCATCAACGACATCCTCGACTTCTCCAAGATCGAGGCCGGAAAACTCGACATCGAGAACATTGAATTCAATCTGGACGATGTCGTCGACAACCTGGCCGCGATGCTGGTCGTCAAGGTCGAGGAAAAGGGCCTTGAGCTGCTCTTTCGCATTGACCCCACGATCCCGCGCAGCCTCGTGGGCGACCCTCTGCGCCTGGGCCAGATTCTGCTCAACCTCACCGGCAATGCCGTCAAATTCACCGAGCAGGGCGAAATCGTCGTGGCCGCGAAGCTCCTCGAAAAGAGCGCCGACAACGCGCTCATCCGCTTCAGCGTGCAGGACTCCGGCATTGGCTTATCAAGCCAGGAGCAGAAAAAGCTCTTCCAGTCCTTCACCCAGGCCGACACCTCCACGACCCGCAAATTCGGCGGCACCGGCTTGGGGTTGGCCATCAGCAAACGCCTGGCCAGTCTCATGGGCGGGGACATCGGCGTGGACAGCGCGCCTGGCCGTGGAAGCACCTTCTGGTTCACCATCCGGACCGGCCTGCACGACAAGGAAAAAACGCCCCTGCGAATGCCGGTCGATGATCTCAAGGGCATGCGCGTGCTTGTCGTGGATGACAACAGGACGTCCCTTGAGATTCTCTCCGAGGCTTTGGAGAGCATGGGGTGCATCCCCGAAACCGCCCTGTCCGGGGAAGAGGCCCTTGAAAAGATCGTGGCCGCGCCACCGCAAAAGCCTTACGAACTGGTGCTCATGGACTGGAAAATGCCGGGCTGGGACGGCGTTGAGGCGGTCAGGCGCATCAGAAACGAACGACATCTGCCAAAGATGCCCGCCATCATCATGGTCACGGCCTACGGCCGGGAGGAGATCATGCGCCAGGCCGAGACGGTCGGCATGGAAGCGTTTCTCATCAAGCCCGTGAGCCGAAGCATGCTCAAGGACGCAATCATGAAGGTCCTCGGGCACGATGTGCGCCCGGACATCGACGAAAACCCGGCAACCGGCCGTGGCGGAAGCCGCGAAAAAATTCGGGGAGCGCGCATCCTGTTGGCCGAGGACAATGTCATCAACCAGCAGGTCGCCCGCGAAATCCTGGAAAGCGAAGGTCTGGAGGTCGTCGTTGCCGGAGACGGGCGTGAGGCCGTGCGGCTCGCCACGGAGCAGCGCTTCGACCTGATCCTCATGGACATTCAGATGCCCGTAATGGACGGCTTCGAAGCCACGGCGCGACTGCGGGCCATGCCTGAATTCAAGGACATGCCCATTCTGGCCATGACGGCCCACGCCATGGCCAAGGACAGACGCAAAAGCCTGGACATGGGCATGAACGACCACATCACCAAACCCTTCGACCCCAAGGAGCTCTTCTCGGCCCTGACGCGCTGGATCGATCCCGCGCGCATCGATCCCGTGCGCATCGATGCCGCAGGGCACGACGAGGCCGGCCCCAAAGATGCCGCGCTCACGGCGCCGCAGGATGACGCCGTCCTGCCCAGGACGCTGGAAGGCATCGACATCCCAAGCGGACTGGCCCGGGTGAACGGAAACAAAAAACTCTACCGCACCCTGCTGATCAAGCTGCATGACGAATACCGTGACGCCCATGGCAGGATTTGCGAGCTGCTGGACAAGGGGGACATGCATGAAGCCATGCTCCTGGCCCATACCGTCAAAGGCGTCGCCGGAAATCTGGGAGCGGCCCGGATGCAGGCCACGGCGGCCGCGTTGGAGGAGCCCCTCAAAGCCGGTAGCCTCCCGGATACCTCCCGCCTCGACAATTTCAGGACCAGCCTGGAATCCGTCATGCGCGGCCTTGAGCCCCTGGCAGGGCAAACAAGCGCTTCTCCACCGGATCCCGCCGGAGGGGACATCTCGGAAGTCACGGTGCGCCTGGACGTCCTGGAGCGGCTTCTGCCCCAGCTCAAGGCGCGCAAACCAAGACTTTGCGCGCCCATTCTGGAGGAGATGGCGACCCTGAACTGGCCCGGAGAGGCAGTCCGGGACGTGATGGAACTGGAAACGCTGG is a window of Desulfomicrobium macestii DNA encoding:
- a CDS encoding helix-turn-helix transcriptional regulator, which gives rise to MKAQDSTGYQILLRLAEAPHDYFLERWSVRMEAAGYLQHTTAKRVDCLVALKEFMQPLLGHIERHDIPEEFSALLRCDTGWERFLIESSRRHRSRGITFDMFLGCFKTFVYSLLDVIERMDAPYSHKVEARRLVRLYGDALEVLYLQDWIRTFPEFSNTRLDEMNRLLTLEKCRFENILNATSDLMFVVDGNGLVANINAAVKAVMEEASTLNRPIWDVLSLEGASVEELLRYYPVGITCELAPFDETTIYRMQINPINSVSLASDQYIFVLTNMTAQAMQRQTLERIVDEKTEALRKEKAQLEEMNITLRNVLKSVGKEHEDHASNLAAKVNTLVLPALDRIESENDASIRKGYVTVVKDQLTRLLPRDPGGMPLLLKLTQTEMKVCQFIQSGHSNKDIADLMNLSVETIQTHRKNIRRKLDLLGKSVSLYAHLNTMGLHD
- a CDS encoding molecular chaperone TorD family protein; this encodes MNDASIACIESLRDFFSASNAMELEDAAVRIAGSVAAVIPPDTDWTAVEYEFNRLFVGPAAVPAPLYASAYCESDRVLMGKAALEARRLYHQLGLAVPREGVIPDDHLAFELEAMIVLKSALGADAPPSQDAKALHAWFVHEHLARWLGPFILATRTHASPGGVVALAADALAAWFDKELNTTATPLPE
- a CDS encoding molybdopterin-dependent oxidoreductase — translated: MSQKTRALSRRQFLKGISVAGAASLLPLRLLMPYSAEAATAFREQDFQIFRNACPRNCYDTCSIKTFVKDGVVQFIEGAQESTFTQGGLCVKGYAYPRRVYSPDRIKYPMVQDGRRTGNWRRVSWDEAMDRIAGKILEIKEKDGSLLGLGLTKYSGNFGITNYGVEGMMSSLGYTTRFVGTPCWPAGIDAQNYDLGDMWCNDPEDMVKSRYVIIWGANPAWCSVHSMKYVNEAKRRGAKVVVIDPVFTQTAAKGDVYWQPEASSDGALALGMARHVLDLGLVDSDFVNNHAKGFAEFAAYLRENVTVEWAAGVSGIPADQIREVAEEFASADPATIWIGYGMQRHTNGGASVRAIDALVAMTGNVGKEGGGARYGHLRTWGFNYHALLQKQPEGAKGFIGATGPKGEFDFTKGEAASFTDRTVNINKTAQAILDTKDPALKMLWVSCKNPFAQDFDRPKLEKAFDTLEMVVSVEQFFTETVNNSDIVLPVTTLFEEWTVNASYWHYWVGINEQAIKPMYETKSNIEIAALLSKKMNQLAPGSCTFPQDIDTREWLEKEFNQGIYDYLGIKHWTDLKNGPVKARLASSASWSDKKFGTPSGQYEFHSELCQQNGHDALPRYKEGRKPYDEFRLLTPHTKFGLHSQFINLDWMHEFNKEPFLYMHPDDAQEKKIADLDMVRVFNKVGELKIKVKLTSNVAKKSLVIYEAWFGQGNDFNVQNLVDDESADMGAYKTGAPGVAIHGQFANVERV
- a CDS encoding 4Fe-4S dicluster domain-containing protein, producing the protein MKKQYAFLVDSEKCIGCFTCAMACRNYYHQEKGVVWRHVYPLNEEIYPHRERAFFSLACNHCENPACLNVCLVEAYTKREDGVVVHHQEKCIGCGNCIRSCPYGAPVYNPVEKRAEKCSFCHERLDAGLLPACVQSCPTGALKLIDLATMEPGNHVQFPPGFPKNDKVNSSTRFIMPKVPTMVRR
- a CDS encoding dimethyl sulfoxide reductase anchor subunit family protein; translation: MQSMELPLVLFTVLSQAAIGLVLMNAVRLHAGPGGGNARKEWTLVAALMGVGIAASLFHLGHPLESYRALAHLEKAWLSREVLAAGIFFALAAFAAFTGREKGSPVLVWASVLTGLLALLASGMTYAPPALPAVNNALPTVFFLISAVVLGAGFASWFAADGNQPLLARIFVTALVVGLVVRLTVPCAWLSGSEIMRQTGMAWLGAPLYWIHIALMAACLGVLWKNRAIPVWLPILALAGELAGRAVFFSETIHTAVNIGAPY
- a CDS encoding ABC transporter ATP-binding protein — its product is MNDSIIKAQGLTKTYGQGASLTQALRGVDLEIARGGLTCIVGPSGHGKSTLMHLLGGLDRPSSGRVDLDGQDMFTLGDSELAALRSCKIGFVFQFFNLLQSLTARENVETALMLAAASEARQKERAEELLALVGLSDKTNAKPGQLSGGQQQRVAIARALANDPPVLLMDEPTGNLDSAAEAEVLGVLEDLVQKGKTIILVTHSADIAARADTLVRVRDGVICHG